The following proteins come from a genomic window of Mycobacterium sp. DL:
- a CDS encoding AMP-binding protein produces MSSHCHVGDAHCIGYRPVGHPRFGQFGHDLAAIYSRPFRFRTLTQEHPSAADAPSVRALSADPTHSVPLDAYHWLKPWEVSPGLCISGILETSPVSTQTLPTDSLDRRVSTVGRVGPHLEIQIIDEAGAQVPRGTPGELCTRGYSVMAGYWDDPAKTAEAVDADGWMHTGDIAVMDDEGYLSVTGRIKDMVIRGGENIYPREVEEFLYTHPDIVDAQVVGVPDEKYGEELMAWIRVADGAQPPTTDSLRDFCAGRIAHQKIPRYVQVIDEFPMTVTGKVRKVDLRARGEELLGGAG; encoded by the coding sequence ATCTCTTCCCACTGTCATGTCGGTGACGCCCACTGCATCGGCTATCGCCCTGTTGGACATCCCCGCTTCGGACAGTTCGGCCACGACCTCGCGGCGATCTACAGCCGTCCGTTTCGATTCAGGACGCTGACTCAGGAACACCCCAGCGCTGCCGATGCTCCTTCGGTACGCGCCCTGTCTGCTGATCCCACACACTCGGTTCCGCTTGATGCCTACCATTGGCTGAAACCGTGGGAGGTGTCACCAGGCTTGTGTATCTCTGGAATACTTGAGACCTCGCCGGTGTCCACACAGACACTGCCGACGGACTCGCTGGACCGCCGCGTCAGCACCGTCGGCCGGGTCGGACCGCACCTGGAGATCCAGATCATCGACGAGGCCGGCGCCCAGGTGCCGCGGGGCACCCCCGGCGAACTGTGCACGCGCGGCTACAGCGTGATGGCCGGCTACTGGGACGATCCCGCCAAGACCGCCGAGGCCGTCGACGCCGACGGGTGGATGCACACCGGCGACATCGCGGTGATGGACGACGAGGGCTACCTCAGTGTCACCGGACGCATCAAGGACATGGTGATCCGCGGCGGGGAGAACATCTATCCGCGCGAAGTGGAGGAGTTCCTCTACACCCATCCCGACATCGTCGACGCCCAGGTCGTGGGGGTGCCGGACGAGAAGTACGGCGAGGAACTGATGGCGTGGATCCGGGTCGCCGACGGGGCGCAGCCGCCCACCACCGACAGTCTGCGCGACTTCTGCGCCGGGCGGATCGCACACCAGAAGATCCCGCGCTACGTGCAGGTCATCGACGAGTTCCCGATGACCGTGACCGGCAAGGTGCGCAAGGTCGATCTGCGTGCCCGCGGAGAGGAACTCCTCGGCGGTGCCGGGTGA